In the Glycine max cultivar Williams 82 chromosome 6, Glycine_max_v4.0, whole genome shotgun sequence genome, aacaataataataaaacatcaaaacacATTAGCACACACAATAACTAACGGGAACAGCTCGAGAGCAGTGATACACATCCAAATACTCAATCAAGCAAATAACAAACACGTCtcaattttaaacttaaaaacaattcaaaatcaaatgattatatattGTAAACGGTTACCCTTTAATCCAGGAATCAAGTCAGCCTTGATAACGACAGAGAACTCAGGCGAGCTTGGGGACTTGAGAAAAGGCGTAGTAGCGGTTGGCTCATAAAGAACAATAGCCCTCTCTTCCGTGTCCGTCACAGACGCAGGTGTGGGGTCCACACAGGGTTGGTCCACCATTGCATTTTCCTCTTcttccatcatcatcatcatcatcatcgtaGTACTACATAATAAGTCGCGCTCCCACTCCTTCAAGTTTCAGTTCAACAAAATTCGTAATTATTAAACAGTGAACAGTGAGTGTGGTGGAACCTAAAAATGCGCAcgagagaggaaaaagaaaaacagttaGTACTTACCAGTCTTCGTGATTTCGGAGGGGGAGAAATTGGAGGGAAGTCATGGCCAAGTTCCTTGcgtttcttcattcttcaaattTTCTGTGACTCAGTTCGATTGGGAAACGTCGTCGTCGTGGCAGCTCCAGAGGTTTGATCAAAatcttgattaaaaatattgggTTTGTTCAAATCTTGGATTAAAACCAAAcctatatataagtatatgttCAAATCTTAGTATAGCTTATGATGAGTTaagattaaagataatttttatatatttttcttccttaatTCTTTGAGATGTCcttgataagataagattgtgATGAGTCATTAAGTATTAAAGTTGACAATATCTTAAGTGAGATAACCGTAACAATACCTAAGGTTGGACTAACtaatttatctttatctttatattaataaaagtttTTGGAGGAAATCCTAATACATTTAAGAGGAAGTtctttggatattttttttgataaaaaattaatgataactaatcattatcaaataattatgataagtatttaaattttgaatatttagattaattattatcgatgtaatttgaaattttgaacaattaaacttataataactaataattataaatcattttttatgaagTTGTTAGgataaacaatttaaattttaaatagttagattaattattatgaattaattatcatcaaataattatgataagtatttaaaattttaaataaatatattaattattatcaatatatattaatatcaatataattctataattttaaattgacttaaaattatctataaatataaatatttgaaattttgaataattagatttttattatcattctaatttgaaattttgaatagtaaaatatattttgttatatttttttattatattttactatttttttatttattgtggattttgaattcaaaatcaattctcacctaatataaatataaatgaatgTGTTTCTCTTATATGGTCAATCTTACATGTGAATccaaattgacaaaaaaaaaattaaaattgtttgatttgactttaaatattattaatattgggATTGTAAGTGTTGGAATGACAAATGTTGAAATTATTAGTGTTGAAATTTTATAAGATATTAATTTCTggtacattattatttatttcacctttttttcatatttattttttctcttatgtttgtaatattaatgaattatactttgttcatttgtttaaacaaatataattgcAACAATTCTGATGGTAACaaaacttattataaaaaatcagtTTGTAGGAAATAATTATGATTCACACTGTTATAGTAAATATTGTTGAAgaatattttgtattaatatattctagaatattatgttgatggttttaaatgaatcaatttcaCTCCTTTCAGACATTTGATATAATTGTATTGGATAATAGtaattctaagaaaaaaaatcaaaattcaaatggatAATCTTTGGGTCCGAACCAAATCAAACCGTTTATAAATGGATTGAGTTGGgttaaaaaaacgaaaaaaattgaatcaaaccaAACTGATCAAATTTAATTGTGTTGGGTCTGAATTTAGCCAAAAACAATCTGAATCAACCCGCGAACACCTCAtcaatttgttgtttttatttgattttgttagaTGACGaagcaaagtaaaaaaaaaattgataaagcatgtaattttttttataaaaaaacttctttatttgatctattatatttttttgtgtctaCTAAAATTCATGTTATCATGAGAAAGAATTATATAATTCTATTTGAGAACCAAGTGGGTTGGATCTAGCTAAAGAAGGAGCTAGTGTTTTATACAAGTaactaatattcaaatttcCGTTGA is a window encoding:
- the LOC100527556 gene encoding uncharacterized protein LOC100527556; this encodes MKKRKELGHDFPPISPPPKSRRLEWERDLLCSTTMMMMMMMEEEENAMVDQPCVDPTPASVTDTEERAIVLYEPTATTPFLKSPSSPEFSVVIKADLIPGLKDYLLSWGIAKQDDPVEDEMRREKSSEMSTNDCLAVVPWVALHSPMACEEIVPETGQPLEVEEGDMMEMD